From the genome of Pseudomonadota bacterium:
TGTGGCAGTCGGTCTATCTAGACCAGAACAACGATTTCGTCATGGGACGCTGGCCGCTGCCGTTCATCGAGATGAACCCGCAGGACATGCAGGACCTCGGGATCAAGCCGGGCGATCTGGTCGAAGTCTACAACGACAACGGCTCGACCCAGGCGATGGCCCAGCCGACGCCGACGGCCAAGCGCAAGCAAACCTTCATGCTGTTCGCCTATCCAACCGGCCCGCAGGGCAACGTAATCTCGAAGGGGGTCAACGAGTTCATCATCCCCAACTACAAGCAGACCTGGGCCAACATCCGGAAGATCGCGGATGCGCCCGAAGTGACGCGACGGCTGAGCTTCAAGTCGCAGGAATATACGACCTGACGAGCTTGCAACCTGCGTCTCCCTAGCCTAGCGGGGTGCCACTGGCACCCCGCTTCTTGCCAGCGCTCCACCACATGATCCGATTTGCTTCTGGTCTATTAGGACTTGTCCTCTTGCCATTGTTTGCATGTGACGCGGTTGCCGCTGACGCCGCGGAGGGCCGAAGGGTGTTCCAACAGTGCGCCGTCTGCCATAGCCTCAAGCCCGGCGAGAATAAGCTCGGACCCAGCCTCTCCGGCGTCATCGGCCGCAACGCGGCTTCCGTTCCCGGATTCAACTACTCGTCAGCCATGATGAGCAGCG
Proteins encoded in this window:
- a CDS encoding cytochrome c family protein, yielding MIRFASGLLGLVLLPLFACDAVAADAAEGRRVFQQCAVCHSLKPGENKLGPSLSGVIGRNAASVPGFNYSSAMMSSGLTWDDATLHRYLANPKAVVPGTKMAFAGVPDAKRVDNLIAYLKQATP